From one Trifolium pratense cultivar HEN17-A07 linkage group LG1, ARS_RC_1.1, whole genome shotgun sequence genomic stretch:
- the LOC123904241 gene encoding DNA glycosylase/AP lyase ROS1-like isoform X2 — protein MKRKEPQAEIPWIPTTPVKPVVPKSAPICTPVEGNSQIYHQANGAFACSEFPHGTEKNRESHDGSVPAATITDIAGENGKICDKTASDNVSCWSGLGSAEFVFRTEVASSSATRIGDNNGLNDLVVPSVVSENSRDPHETSDIACCSKRTSQDDPAKKLDKDGTPPDKELCDPAVEFAAVSSALMENHNPDEGSSLCTGLNKTPEKKPRRKKHRPKVIREGKPKRTPKPATPKPAPSKENTTGKRKYVRRKELKKTSTPAEVTGEIAEETPEAAKMSCQRSLNFDTGTKDESSAGRENITALLGKENGVAAQETNFGLICDLNTSVNVKHASNSSMSLPEETHETKPKENPTGKRKYIRRKLNKTSAPPAEVTGELTTEKMPELAKPPCKSCTNFDKGGMEESSAVKETATAHLSEENVVTEGTNPDLAYDVKTPMKQASDSNVSLTEDTQTINKSSRRKKLKEGPITKRQYERRSKLNKSSTPTTEVSGDLPGKTMPESAKTSCQKSLNFDRGARDEGSADKENATVHPCKETGAAIQEIEVGFGYDMESFMKQAGENNYLSFCNDKQTPTVRPCEETGAVVQEIDVCLDYDMETFMKPAAENNYMSFCNNEQTTSTSPSKTNPPGEKPKQNLTGNKYQRRKRLNKSPTCQTEMTGEDTGAMMPESKATPMKRFSDVDMGVKDESSARKEIVNVQMGDLVEETPVSLAYNQDTWIKQALNSYMSGDAQAPSTDPSKDNPPGEKPEENPNGKRKCVKKKRSKRTSPREMTDELTEPIMSEPTVISCRMSINFDNGGRDESNMCNESLASDQNTLVKEMSNSHMSLSENTQAPSACLPKSNPPGAKRNPSNKNKRKGLPTAEDGNISNGQVSTIESQMVGCEREHSGTTELADNNNMNLIGAHYNGLHSYQSKFPLQFPNIQKKKRTEKEKTNTCITSSVIAENGVPLMFSPQYAQVHPYASNYNSWMYGSGYNTAVIPMINECTENYIHNTQTFDEFRLSLRRVTERSQFEAQTSDYNSHYNSLMRIRSCVEPDYTAKQLEFSDRQTIRDAERPQTCIDVLVEDMPVSCAKKKQNKKRSVISSSAHPNTDEMQQCHNFALVNHNLAQGKSSDTARRRKKARDVEALTAQFRRLNINTGEKDLVLYKQNALVPFQGSFDPIKKQRPRPKVDLDEETDRVWKLLLLDINHEGVDGTDEDKAKWWEEERNVFRGRAESFIARMHLVQGDRRFSRWKGSVVDSVVGVFLTQNVSDHLSSSAFMALAARYPKKSGSTSTAYDGEGTSLVNIVEPEENTECDVKLLNQSVCNQSSMTVDIVEHSGNDSCRITSSPISLTDESNCKLTESPQTNITECHSPMVMIEEGEEKSRYGGRKELNDIVSSQSSVISFQISGDFSNDQNPEKIGSCSDSNSEIEDLSSTAKYNGCGSFSKLLEMVSSTKFYEVNSQRSESTENMRNGNAIESSFPPHNSGAREVNCPDPFKTEASSSGILKNKDGNEMNMPSFQIAESAGYVAVTHSPTIASQVHPQEQSNHMQQQSFFNISGQTHDLVQKERNLNLGDHKEVVRSETNEISSSPIKPKSKSQVQEEKDNFDWDSLRIKAQAKAGKREKTEDTMDSLDWEALRCADVGDIANTIKERGMNNRLAERIQKFLNRVVEDHGSIDLEWLRDVPPDQAKEYLLSVRGLGLKSVECVRLLTLHHLAFPVDTNVGRIAVRLGWVPLQPLPESLQLHLLEMYPVLESIQKYLWPRLCKLDQKTLYELHYQMITFGKVFCTKSKPNCNACPMRAECRHFASAFASARLALPGPEQKNIVSVAGNIAADENPPVVMSQLPLPLPGNTNQVEEIPQTEVSGQLAKFEVNICQPIIEEPASPEPECPQVELSDIEDSFYDDKCEIPTIELNIEEFTLNLQNYMQRNMELQEGEMSKALVALNTQAASIPVPKLKNVSRLRTEHCVYELPDNHPLLEGWETREPDDPGKYLLAIWTPGETADSTQAPECKCSFHEECGQLCNEKECFSCNSFREANSQIVRGTLLIPCRTAMRGSFPLNGTYFQVNEVFADHESSLNPVSVPRSWIWNLGRRTVYFGTSTTSIFKGLTTQEIQQAFWRGYICVRGFERKTRAPRPLMARLHFPASKLAQAAKEKAKESSPAKNSQVPKPNPEITAKKSRGPKPNSESTTKKSQVPKPNADSLAEKSPEPKPDSEQPELILNSHSLQEIGTA, from the exons atgaagagaaagGAGCCGCAAGCAGAGATTCCATGGATCCCTACAACCCCTGTTAAGCCGGTTGTACCAAAATCAGCTCCGATCTGTACTCCAGTGGAAGGAAACAGCCAAATCTACCATCAAGCTAATGGAGCATTTGCATGTTCTGAATTCCCACATGGAACAGAGAAAAACAGAGAATCCCATGATGGGTCAGTACCTGCGGCTACAATTACAGACATTGCAGGTGAAAATGGCAAAATCTGTGACAAGACAGCTTCTGATAATGTTTCATGTTGGAGTGGTTTAGGTTCTGCCGAATTTGTGTTTCGGACAGAGGTAGCTTCGTCGAGTGCAACACGAATAGGAGACAATAATGGATTGAATGATCTAGTTGTTCCTTCAGTTGTCTCTGAGAATTCAAGAGATCCTCATG AAACATCTGACATTGCTTGTTGTAGCAAGAGAACTTCCCAGGATGATCCTGCCAAAAAGCTTGACAAGGATGGAACCCCACCGGACAAAGAACTTTGTGACCCTGCTGTAGAATTTGCTGCTGTTTCTTCAGCGTTGATGGAGAATCACAACCCAGATGAAGGAAGCAGCCTCTGTACAGGCCTAAATAAAACACCAGAAAAAAAGCCAAGGAGAAAAAAGCATCGTCCCAAGGTCATTAGAGAAGGAAAACCCAAAAGAACTCCGAAGCCAGCTACCCCAAAGCCTGCTCCATCAAAAGAAAACACAACTGGCAAGAGGAAGTATGTCAGAagaaaagaattgaaaaaaacTTCTACTCCAGCAGAAGTGACAGGAGAAATCGCTGAAGAAACGCCTGAAGCTGCCAAAATGTCATGTCAAAGATCCTTAAATTTTGACACAGGAACAAAAGACGAGAGCTCTGCAGGCAGAGAAAATATAACTGCACTTCTAGGAAAAGAAAATGGTGTAGCCGCACAAGAAACCAATTTCGGCCTTATTTGTGATTTAAACACTTCAGTTAATGTTAAGCATGCATCAAACAGTTCCATGTCATTACCAGAAGAGACACATGAGACAAAGCCAAAAGAAAACCCAACTGGCAAGAGGAAATATATAAGAAGGAAATTGAACAAGACTTCGGCTCCTCCAGCAGAAGTTACAGGTGAATTGACTACAGAAAAGATGCCCGAATTGGCCAAACCGCCCTGTAAAAGTTGCACAAATTTTGACAAAGGAGGAATGGAAGAGAGTTCTGCAGTCAAAGAAACTGCAACTGCACATCTGAGCGAAGAAAATGTAGTCACCGAGGGAACAAATCCAGATCTTGCATATGATGTAAAAACTCCTATGAAGCAGGCATCAGACAGTAATGTGTCTTTAACAGAAGATACGCAAACCATAAATAAATCGTCAAGAAGAAAAAAGCTAAAAGAAGGCCCAATTACCAAAAGGCAGTATGAGAGAAGGTCAAAATTGAACAAGTCTTCCACTCCTACTACAGAAGTATCCGGAGACTTGCCTGGAAAAACGATGCCAGAATCTGCCAAAACTTCTTGTCAGAAGTCCTTAAATTTTGACAGAGGAGCAAGAGATGAAGGTTCTGCCGACAAAGAAAATGCAACTGTGCATCCATGCAAAGAAACTGGTGCAGCAATTCAGGAAATTGAGGTAGGCTTTGGCTATGATATGGAGAGTTTCATGAAGCAGGCAGGAGAAAATAATTACCTGTCATTCTGTAATGATAAACAAACCCCAACTGTGCGTCCATGCGAAGAAACTGGTGCAGTAGTGCAGGAAATTGATGTATGCCTTGACTATGATATGGAGACTTTCATGAAGCCAGCAGCAGAAAATAACTACATGTCATTTTGTAATAATGAACAAACCACAAGTACATCTCCTTCAAAAACCAATCCCCCAGGGGAAAAGCCAAAACAAAACCTGACTGGAAATAAATATCAGAGAAGAAAACGATTGAACAAGTCGCCTACTTGTCAAACAGAAATGACAGGAGAAGATACTGGAGCAATGATGCCAGAATCTAAAGCAACGCCGATGAAAAGGTTCTCAGATGTTGACATGGGAGTGAAAGATGAAAGTTCTGCACGCAAAGAAATTGTAAATGTGCAAATGGGCGATTTGGTAGAGGAAACGCCTGTAAGCCTTGCCTACAATCAAGATACTTGGATCAAGCAGGCATTAAATAGTTACATGTCTGGAGACGCACAAGCCCCAAGTACAGATCCTTCAAAAGATAATCCTCCTGGAGAAAAGCCAGAAGAAAACCCAAATGGCAAGAGGAAGTGTGTGAAAAAGAAGAGATCGAAGAGGACTTCTCCAAGAGAAATGACAGATGAATTAACTGAACCAATTATGTCTGAACCTACCGTAATATCGTGTAGAATGTCCATAAACTTTGACAATGGAGGAAGAGATGAAAGTAATATGTGCAATGAAAGCCTCGCCAGCGATCAAAACACCTTGGTGAAAGAGATGTCAAATAGTCACATGTCATTATCTGaaaacacacaagctccaagTGCATGCCTTCCAAAAAGCAATCCTCCTGGGGCGAAGCGGAATCCcagcaacaaaaacaaaagaaaaggcCTCCCAACGGCTGAGGATGGAAACATCAGTAACGGTCAAGTTTCAACAATAGAGTCACAGATGGTTGGTTGCGAGAGAGAGCATTCTGGAACCACTGAACTGGCAGATAACAACAACATGAATCTGATTGGGGCACACTATAATGGACTGCACTCATACCAGTCAAAGTTTCCGCTTCAATTTCCAAATATCCAGAAGAAAAAGAGAACTGAAAAGGAGAAAACTAACACTTGTATTACATCTTCTGTGATTGCCGAAAATGGAGTACCACTAATGTTCTCTCCCCAATATGCGCAAGTGCATCCTTATGCATCAAACTACAATTCCTGGATGTATGGTTCTGGATATAATACAGCTGTAATTCCCATGATAAATGAATGTACagaaaattatattcataataCTCAAACATTTGACGAGTTCAGATTATCTTTGAGAAGGGTGACTGAAAGATCTCAATTTGAAGCTCAAACTTCTGATTACAATTCTCATTATAATTCTCTAATGAGAATTAGAAGCTGTGTTGAACCAGATTATACTGCAAAACAACTGGAATTTTCAGACCGGCAAACAATTAGAGATGCAGAAAGACCACAAACATGCATTGATGTCTTAGTTGAGGATATGCCTGTATCATGTgcaaaaaagaagcaaaataaaaagagaagtgTTATTTCCAGTTCAGCACATCCTAACACAGATGAGATGCAACAGTGCCATAATTTTGCATTGGTAAATCACAACCTGGCGCAAGGAAAGTCATCAG ATACTGCTCGTAGACGGAAAAAAGCTCGTGATGTTGAAGCATTAACAGCGCAATTTAGACGGCTAAACATAAACACAGGAGAGAAGGACCTTGTCTTATATAAGCAGAATGCACTTGTTCCCTTTCAGGGCTCATTTGATCCGATCAAAAAACAGCGTCCACGACCTAAAGTTGACCTTGATGAGGAGACTGATAGAGTGTGGAAGCTTTTGCTGTTAGATATAAACCATGAAGGGGTTGATGGAACAGATGAAGACAAGGCCAAATGGTGGGAAGAAGAACGTAATGTGTTCCGTGGACGAGCGGAATCATTTATAGCCCGGATGCATCTTGTACAAG GTGACAGACGATTTTCTCGATGGAAAGGATCAGTTGTGGATTCAGTGGTAGGAGTTTTCCTCACTCAAAATGTATCAGACCATCTTTCCAG TTCTGCATTCATGGCCCTTGCTGCTCGATATCCCAAAAAGTCAGGCAGCACGAGCACAGCATATGACGGAGAAGGCACAAGCCTGGTGAATATAGTGGAACCAGAAGAGAACACAGAATGTGATGTAAAGTTATTGAATCAATCTGTTTGCAACCAGAGTTCTATGACAGTAGATATAGTTGAGCATTCTGGCAATGATTCCTGCAGAATTACGAGTAGCCCAATCAGCTTAACAGATGAATCAAACTGCAAACTAACAGAATCACCTCAAACAAATATTACAGAATGTCACAGTCCAATGGTTATGATTGAGGAAGGGGAAGAAAAATCACGTTATGGTGGTAGGAAAGAGCTTAATGACATAGTTTCATCCCAATCCTCTGTCATTTCATTTCAAATATCTGGAGATTTTTCAAATGATCAAAATCCTGAGAAGATTGGATCATGCTCAGATAGCAACTCAGAAATTGAAGATCTGTCAAGCACAGCAAAGTACAACGGTTGTGGTTCCTTCAGTAAGCTTCTAGAAATGGTAAGTTCAACCAAGTTTTATGAAGTTAACAGTCAAAGAAGCGAATCAACTGAGAACATGAGAAATGGAAATGCAATAGAAAGCTCTTTCCCACCCCACAACTCAGGAGCTCGTGAAGTTAACTGCCCTGATCCTTTCAAAACAGAAGCTTCGTCAAGTGGCATCTTAAAGAATAAAGACGGAAATGAGATGAATATGCCTAGTTTTCAAATAGCCGAGTCTGCAGGCTATGTTGCAGTTACTCATTCTCCAACTATTGCATCTCAAGTCCATCCTCAGGAACAGAGTAATCACATGCAGCAGCAAAGCTTTTTCAACATTTCTGGACAAACTCATGATCTGGTTCAGAAAGAAAGGAATTTAAATCTTGGTGACCACAAAGAAGTTGTGAGGAGTGAAACCAATGAGATAAGTTCTTCCCCAATAAAACCAAAGAGCAAAAGTCAAGTACAGGAGGAAAAGGACAATTTTGACTGGGATAGTTTACGAATAAAAGCACAAGCTAAGGCTGGGAAAAGAGAAAAGACAGAAGACACCATGGATTCTTTAGACTGGGAGGCCCTGAGATGTGCAGATGTTGGTGACATTGCTAATACCATCAAAGAACGGGGCATGAACAACAGGCTTGCCGAGCGGATTCAG AAATTCCTGAATAGAGTGGTTGAAGATCATGGAAGCATTGACCTCGAGTGGCTGAGAGACGTACCACCTGACCAAGCAAA GGAATATTTGCTGAGCGTAAGAGGACTGGGATTGAAAAGTGTGGAGTGTGTGCGGCTTTTAACACTGCACCATCTTGCCTTCCCG GTAGACACAAACGTTGGACGTATAGCAGTACGCTTGGGGTGGGTACCACTCCAGCCACTGCCAGAGTCACTGCAGTTGCATCTCCTAGAAAT GTACCCAGTGTTGGAGTCGATACAAAAGTATCTCTGGCCTCGATTGTGCAAGCTAGATCAAAAAACATT ATATGAGCTACATTACCAGATGATTACATTTGGAAAG GTCTTCTGTACAAAAAGTAAACCAAATTGTAATGCATGCCCAATGAGAGCAGAATGTCGACACTTTGCCAGTGCATTTGCGAG TGCAAGGCTTGCCCTGCCTGGACCAGAGCAGAAGAATATAGTTAGTGTAGCTGGAAATATTGCGGCTGATGAGAACCCACCTGTAGTCATGAGTCAGTTGCCCTTGCCTCTTCCTGGGAACACAAATCAAGTGGAAGAAATTCCCCAAACAGAAGTGAGCGGACAACTGGCAAAATTTGAAGTAAATATCTGCCAACCTATCATTGAAGAGCCGGCAAGTCCAGAACCAGAATGTCCTCAAGTTGAACTAAGTGATATAGAGGATTCCTTCTATGATGACAAGTGTGAAATTCCGACCATTGAACTTAACATAGAGGAGTTCACTCTGAATTTACAAAACTATATGCAAAGAAACATGGAACTTCAAGAAGGTGAAATGTCAAAGGCTCTGGTTGCTTTGAATACACAAGCTGCATCCATTCCTGTGCCCAAGCTAAAGAATGTTAGCCGATTACGAACAGAGCATTGTGT TTATGAACTCCCGGATAATCATCCTCTTCTGGAAGGG TGGGAAACACGAGAACCTGATGATCCTGGCAAATATCTTCTTGCTATATGGACTCCAG gaGAGACAGCAGATTCCACACAGGCGCCGGAATGCAAATGCAGCTTTCACGAAGAATGTGGACAGCTCTGCAACGAGAAGGAATGTTTCTCTTGCAACAGTTTCCGAGAAGCAAATTCACAGATAGTTAGAGGCACACTTCTG ATACCATGTCGAACAGCTATGCGTGGGAGTTTTCCACTAAATGGCACCTATTTCCAGGTGAACGAG GTATTTGCTGACCATGAGTCCAGCCTTAATCCTGTTAGTGTTCCCCGAAGTTGGATCTGGAACCTCGGTAGACGAACGGTATATTTTGGAACCTCCACAACGTCAATATTTAAAG GTTTAACAACACAAGAAATTCAACAGGCCTTTTGGAGAG GATATATCTGTGTACGAGGATTTGAAAGGAAAACGCGGGCACCCCGCCCTTTGATGGCTCGACTGCACTTTCCAGCTAGCAAATTGGCCCAAGCCGCCAAAGAGAAGGCGAAGGAGTCAAGCCCGGCGAAGAACTCACAAGTACCTAAACCGAATCCTGAAATTACGGCAAAGAAATCACGAGGACCGAAACCAAACTCTGAAAGTACGACGAAGAAATCACAAGTACCGAAACCAAATGCTGATAGTCTGGCGGAGAAATCACCAGAACCGAAACCAGATTCTGAACAACCTGAACTGATTTTGAACAGTCACAGCCTTCAGGAGATAGGAACAGCATGA